From a region of the Lactuca sativa cultivar Salinas chromosome 4, Lsat_Salinas_v11, whole genome shotgun sequence genome:
- the LOC111897134 gene encoding alpha-farnesene synthase isoform X1: MTTEAIGIINQCSERRSADYKPNIWNYDFLQSLKSEFHEEEYRLQVQKARDEVKSLFVETLEPVAKLELIDDVEKLGLIAYFQKEINGIIDSFQSFKDENGYVNIESDLYGTSLCFRILRLHGFNISQGMFKGFVENVEKNMKVNVKAMVSLFEASHLALEGEDILGKARALASLYLKNVYQQLDVEHGKEIYDALRFPLNMRVEWFNIRSHIQGYAKVSPSNSNLLKLAKLNFNMVQAVHQSELKDMLSWWKKVGVMKNLSFTRNRVVESYLWSVGVAFEPQYGYLRKCLTKVINLVLIIDDVYDVFGTLDELETFTHIIERWATEGTERLPEPMKFCLNILYDTVDEISNELLSEKGYMVKTYLQNAWKDFCKGLLAEARWYHNGYTPGLHEYLDNGWVTSCGPLLSIHTVFWDLYERQEEAINFLKINRDLVYNTSMIIRLCNDQGTSKAELSRGDAPTSIMCHMTEANVTEEVAKKFIKRMITDVWTQINNVSTSLSPSIKHITNMARVAHFIYHNGDGFGIQDRETRDQVLVLLVHPLAVD; encoded by the exons ATGACAACTGAGGCGATTGGAATCATCAATCAATGTTCAGAAAGGCGTTCTGCTGATTACAAACCAAACATTTGGAATTACGACTTCCTACAATCTCTCAAATCCGAATTTCAT GAAGAAGAATATAGACTACAAGTCCAGAAGGCCAGAGACGAAGTTAAGAGTTTATTTGTTGAAACCTTGGAACCTGTGGCGAAGTTAGAGCTAATAGATGACGTTGAAAAGTTAGGGTTGATAGCCTATTTCCAGAAGGAAATAAATGGAATTATAGATAGCTTTCAATCGTTTAAGGATGAGAATGGCTATGTCAACATAGAATCGGATCTTTATGGCACTTCTCTTTGCTTTAGGATACTGAGGTTGCATGGGTTCAACATTTCCCAAG GTATGTTCAAAGGGTTTGTAGAAAATGTGGAGAAAAACATGAAAGTGAATGTAAAAGCAATGGTTAGCCTTTTTGAGGCTTCACATCTAGCTTTAGAAGGTGAAGACATATTAGGAAAGGCTCGAGCTTTAGCATCATTGTATTTGAAGAACGTTTATCAACAGTTAGATGTTGAGCATggaaaagagatatatgatgcaTTGAGATTTCCTTTGAACATGAGAGTGGAATGGTTCAATATCAGAAGTCACATTCAAGGTTATGCGAAAGTGAGTCCTTCAAATTCCAATTTGCTCAAGCTAgcgaaactcaacttcaacatgGTTCAAGCCGTTCACCAAAGTGAGCTCAAAGATATGTTAAG TTGGTGGAAGAAAGTAGGAGTTATGAAAAATCTAAGCTTTACAAGAAATCGGGTAGTTGAAAGTTACTTATGGTCGGTGGGAGTTGCCTTTGAACCACAATATGGATATCTCAGAAAATGTTTAACGAAAGTCATCAATTTGGTGCTTATTATTGACGACGTTTATGATGTTTTTGGTACTTTGGATGAACTGGAAACCTTCACGCATATTATCGAAAG GTGGGCCACTGAAGGGACTGAACGTCTTCCAGAGCCTATGAAGTTTTGCTTAAACATTTTATATGATACTGTTGATGAAATTTCCAACGAACTTCTGAGTGAAAAAGGATATATGGTGAAAACATATTTACAAAATGCG TGGAAAGATTTCTGCAAGGGATTACTAGCAGAAGCCAGATGGTATCATAATGGTTACACTCCAGGTCTACATGAGTATTTAGACAATGGTTGGGTGACATCATGTGGCCCTTTGCTATCGATTCATACCGTTTTTTGGGATTTATATGAACGACAAGAAGAGGCTATcaattttttgaaaattaatCGTGATCTTGTCTACAACACCTCTATGATCATTCGACTATGCAACGATCAAGGGACATCAAAG gCGGAGCTATCCAGAGGTGATGCCCCGACATCAATCATGTGTCATATGACCGAAGCAAATGTTACAGAAGAGGTTGCGAAGAAGTTCATTAAAAGAATGATTACCGATGTATGGACCCAAATCAACAACGTATCTACGTCTTTATCCCCATCTATTAAACATATTACTAATATGGCTCGAGTTGCACATTTTATATACCATAATGGAGATGGATTTGGCATCCAAGATCGTGAGACTAGAGATCAAGTTCTAGTTCTTTTAGTTCATCCTCTTGCAGTTGATTAG
- the LOC111897134 gene encoding alpha-farnesene synthase isoform X2 codes for MTTEAIGIINQCSERRSADYKPNIWNYDFLQSLKSEFHEEEYRLQVQKARDEVKSLFVETLEPVAKLELIDDVEKLGLIAYFQKEINGIIDSFQSFKDENGYVNIESDLYGTSLCFRILRLHGFNISQGMFKGFVENVEKNMKVNVKAMVSLFEASHLALEGEDILGKARALASLYLKNVYQQLDVEHGKEIYDALRFPLNMRVEWFNIRSHIQGYAKVSPSNSNLLKLAKLNFNMVQAVHQSELKDMLSWWKKVGVMKNLSFTRNRVVESYLWSVGVAFEPQYGYLRKCLTKVINLVLIIDDVYDVFGTLDELETFTHIIERWATEGTERLPEPMKFCLNILYDTVDEISNELLSEKGYMVKTYLQNAWKDFCKGLLAEARWYHNGYTPGLHEYLDNGWVTSCGPLLSIHTVFWDLYERQEEAINFLKINRDLVYNTSMIIRLCNDQGTSKFIIYI; via the exons ATGACAACTGAGGCGATTGGAATCATCAATCAATGTTCAGAAAGGCGTTCTGCTGATTACAAACCAAACATTTGGAATTACGACTTCCTACAATCTCTCAAATCCGAATTTCAT GAAGAAGAATATAGACTACAAGTCCAGAAGGCCAGAGACGAAGTTAAGAGTTTATTTGTTGAAACCTTGGAACCTGTGGCGAAGTTAGAGCTAATAGATGACGTTGAAAAGTTAGGGTTGATAGCCTATTTCCAGAAGGAAATAAATGGAATTATAGATAGCTTTCAATCGTTTAAGGATGAGAATGGCTATGTCAACATAGAATCGGATCTTTATGGCACTTCTCTTTGCTTTAGGATACTGAGGTTGCATGGGTTCAACATTTCCCAAG GTATGTTCAAAGGGTTTGTAGAAAATGTGGAGAAAAACATGAAAGTGAATGTAAAAGCAATGGTTAGCCTTTTTGAGGCTTCACATCTAGCTTTAGAAGGTGAAGACATATTAGGAAAGGCTCGAGCTTTAGCATCATTGTATTTGAAGAACGTTTATCAACAGTTAGATGTTGAGCATggaaaagagatatatgatgcaTTGAGATTTCCTTTGAACATGAGAGTGGAATGGTTCAATATCAGAAGTCACATTCAAGGTTATGCGAAAGTGAGTCCTTCAAATTCCAATTTGCTCAAGCTAgcgaaactcaacttcaacatgGTTCAAGCCGTTCACCAAAGTGAGCTCAAAGATATGTTAAG TTGGTGGAAGAAAGTAGGAGTTATGAAAAATCTAAGCTTTACAAGAAATCGGGTAGTTGAAAGTTACTTATGGTCGGTGGGAGTTGCCTTTGAACCACAATATGGATATCTCAGAAAATGTTTAACGAAAGTCATCAATTTGGTGCTTATTATTGACGACGTTTATGATGTTTTTGGTACTTTGGATGAACTGGAAACCTTCACGCATATTATCGAAAG GTGGGCCACTGAAGGGACTGAACGTCTTCCAGAGCCTATGAAGTTTTGCTTAAACATTTTATATGATACTGTTGATGAAATTTCCAACGAACTTCTGAGTGAAAAAGGATATATGGTGAAAACATATTTACAAAATGCG TGGAAAGATTTCTGCAAGGGATTACTAGCAGAAGCCAGATGGTATCATAATGGTTACACTCCAGGTCTACATGAGTATTTAGACAATGGTTGGGTGACATCATGTGGCCCTTTGCTATCGATTCATACCGTTTTTTGGGATTTATATGAACGACAAGAAGAGGCTATcaattttttgaaaattaatCGTGATCTTGTCTACAACACCTCTATGATCATTCGACTATGCAACGATCAAGGGACATCAAAG tttattatttatatatag